Proteins from a single region of Syngnathus scovelli strain Florida chromosome 7, RoL_Ssco_1.2, whole genome shotgun sequence:
- the pxylp1 gene encoding 2-phosphoxylose phosphatase 1 isoform X2, whose protein sequence is MLARNCFFLLLVVSGAALAIISFTVQFFNLIPITPLVEERPLHAADVAFRVPQGKTRKRVFPVPRTEKPNPISEVYGYCNTPSHTEQAWEGHSPADYKLLAVHVMIRHGDRYPLYAIPKTKRPAINCTLSISRNPSHPLLGSFINHMGKGNLGHWESPLTSLPRLPNHNRCEMGELTQTGVVQHLRNGKLLRQAYQPHSLIPSDWSPQQVWVETTGKSRTLQSGLAFLYGFLPDFNWKKLTVHHQGSTLFCGSACDCPARNRYLEEEQKRQYRLRVANGELERTYIDMARTLDIPTRNLRAANPIDSLLCHLCHGLPFPCVARKDGSTGECLTMTQFAVIRQQQLNDEIDRRRVGLYRKYALLAMYPYLNRTATKMERVAKAAASSRPPRAGGKEVFTLSSAHDVTVAPLLSALGLEEAKFPPFAARLVFELWKSPAGTPQQQEQKAGKGERPKARDGGCFIRVLYNGEDVTSNTTFCRSIERNSSHPLCPLKKFLSFVRRDMFSLVNATSYHEACYGHTG, encoded by the exons ATGTTGGCTCGTAACTGCTTCTTCCTCCTGTTGGTGGTGAGTGGAGCAGCACTGGCCATCATCAGTTTCACCGTTCAGTTCT tcaatCTAATCCCTATTACTCCTCTTGTGGAGGAGAGACCTCTCCACGCTGCTGATGTTGCTTTTCGGGTGCCTCAGGGCAAGACCAGAAAGCGCGTTTTCCCAGTGCCGCGCACCGAGAAACCCAACCCCATATCTGAAGTCTATGGCTACTGCAATACCCCCAGTCATACTGAACAAGCCTGGGAAG GTCACAGTCCAGCAGACTATAAGTTGCTGGCTGTTCATGTGATGATTCGCCATGGGGACCGTTACCCTCTCTACGCCATACCCAAGACCAAACGCCCAGCCATCAACTGCACCCTGTCCATTAGCAG AAATCCGTCACACCCTCTGCTGGGATCCTTCATAAATCATATGGGCAAGGGAAACCTTGGACACTGGGAGTCCCCTTTGACCTCCCTCCCTCGTCTACCCAACCACAATCGTTGTGAGATGGGAGAGCTCACACAAACTG GTGTGGTGCAGCACCTACGTAATGGAAAACTCCTTCGCCAAGCCTACCAGCCTCACAGCCTTATCCCCTCCGACTGGTCACCTCAACAGGTATGGGTGGAGACCACAGGAAAGAGCCGCACACTTCAGAGTGGACTGGCGTTCCTCTATGGTTTCCTCCCAGATTTCAATTGGAAGAAGCTGACTGTACATCACCAGGGGAGTACCTTGTTCTGTGGCTCTGCTTGCGATTGCCCTGCCAGGAACCGATATCTTGAAGAAGAGCAGAAGAGACAATATCGTCTCCGAGTGGCCAATGGAGAACTAGAAAGAACTTACATCGACATGGCACGCACGTTAGATATTCCAACCCGTAACCTCCGAGCCGCAAACCCAATCGACTCTTTGCTGTGCCACTTGTGCCACGGTCTTCCTTTTCCATGCGTTGCCAGGAAAGATGGTAGCACAGGGGAGTGTCTAACAATGACACAGTTTGCTGTGATTCGTCAACAACAGCTCAATGATGAAATAGATCGGAGAAGAGTGGGACTGTATCGTAAATATGCACTCCTGGCAATGTACCCCTACCTCAACCGAACCGCCACCAAAATGGAACGAGTCGCCAAGGCTGCTGCGAGTAGCCGGCCGCCAAGAGCGGGAGGCAAAGAGGTGTTCACTCTTTCCTCAGCTCATGACGTAACTGTGGCACCTTTGCTCAGTGCCTTGGGATTGGAGGAGGCCAAGTTCCCACCTTTTGCAGCAAGATTGGTATTTGAATTGTGGAAAAGCCCCGCAGGGACTCCGCAACAGCAGGAGCAGAAAGCTGGCAAAGGTGAGAGGCCAAAAGCAAGAGATGGAGGATGTTTTATCAGGGTGTTGTACAATGGAGAGGATGTAACCAGTAACACCACGTTCTGTCGCTCGATTGAGCGAAATTCCAGTCATCCCCTCTGCCCTCTGAAGAAGTTTCTTTCTTTTGTCAGGAGAGACATGTTCAGTCTTGTCAATGCTACTTCCTACCATGAGGCCTGTTATGGTCATACGGGTTAA
- the pxylp1 gene encoding 2-phosphoxylose phosphatase 1 isoform X1 translates to MDCSVCDWASSLWAVDKMLSAVAARFLFSLIMVNLIPITPLVEERPLHAADVAFRVPQGKTRKRVFPVPRTEKPNPISEVYGYCNTPSHTEQAWEGHSPADYKLLAVHVMIRHGDRYPLYAIPKTKRPAINCTLSISRNPSHPLLGSFINHMGKGNLGHWESPLTSLPRLPNHNRCEMGELTQTGVVQHLRNGKLLRQAYQPHSLIPSDWSPQQVWVETTGKSRTLQSGLAFLYGFLPDFNWKKLTVHHQGSTLFCGSACDCPARNRYLEEEQKRQYRLRVANGELERTYIDMARTLDIPTRNLRAANPIDSLLCHLCHGLPFPCVARKDGSTGECLTMTQFAVIRQQQLNDEIDRRRVGLYRKYALLAMYPYLNRTATKMERVAKAAASSRPPRAGGKEVFTLSSAHDVTVAPLLSALGLEEAKFPPFAARLVFELWKSPAGTPQQQEQKAGKGERPKARDGGCFIRVLYNGEDVTSNTTFCRSIERNSSHPLCPLKKFLSFVRRDMFSLVNATSYHEACYGHTG, encoded by the exons ATGGACTGCAGTGTGTGTGACTGGGCCTCAAGTCTGTGGGCAGTCGACAAAATGCTCTCCGCTGTTGCAGCACGCTTTCTCTTCTCTCTCATCATGG tcaatCTAATCCCTATTACTCCTCTTGTGGAGGAGAGACCTCTCCACGCTGCTGATGTTGCTTTTCGGGTGCCTCAGGGCAAGACCAGAAAGCGCGTTTTCCCAGTGCCGCGCACCGAGAAACCCAACCCCATATCTGAAGTCTATGGCTACTGCAATACCCCCAGTCATACTGAACAAGCCTGGGAAG GTCACAGTCCAGCAGACTATAAGTTGCTGGCTGTTCATGTGATGATTCGCCATGGGGACCGTTACCCTCTCTACGCCATACCCAAGACCAAACGCCCAGCCATCAACTGCACCCTGTCCATTAGCAG AAATCCGTCACACCCTCTGCTGGGATCCTTCATAAATCATATGGGCAAGGGAAACCTTGGACACTGGGAGTCCCCTTTGACCTCCCTCCCTCGTCTACCCAACCACAATCGTTGTGAGATGGGAGAGCTCACACAAACTG GTGTGGTGCAGCACCTACGTAATGGAAAACTCCTTCGCCAAGCCTACCAGCCTCACAGCCTTATCCCCTCCGACTGGTCACCTCAACAGGTATGGGTGGAGACCACAGGAAAGAGCCGCACACTTCAGAGTGGACTGGCGTTCCTCTATGGTTTCCTCCCAGATTTCAATTGGAAGAAGCTGACTGTACATCACCAGGGGAGTACCTTGTTCTGTGGCTCTGCTTGCGATTGCCCTGCCAGGAACCGATATCTTGAAGAAGAGCAGAAGAGACAATATCGTCTCCGAGTGGCCAATGGAGAACTAGAAAGAACTTACATCGACATGGCACGCACGTTAGATATTCCAACCCGTAACCTCCGAGCCGCAAACCCAATCGACTCTTTGCTGTGCCACTTGTGCCACGGTCTTCCTTTTCCATGCGTTGCCAGGAAAGATGGTAGCACAGGGGAGTGTCTAACAATGACACAGTTTGCTGTGATTCGTCAACAACAGCTCAATGATGAAATAGATCGGAGAAGAGTGGGACTGTATCGTAAATATGCACTCCTGGCAATGTACCCCTACCTCAACCGAACCGCCACCAAAATGGAACGAGTCGCCAAGGCTGCTGCGAGTAGCCGGCCGCCAAGAGCGGGAGGCAAAGAGGTGTTCACTCTTTCCTCAGCTCATGACGTAACTGTGGCACCTTTGCTCAGTGCCTTGGGATTGGAGGAGGCCAAGTTCCCACCTTTTGCAGCAAGATTGGTATTTGAATTGTGGAAAAGCCCCGCAGGGACTCCGCAACAGCAGGAGCAGAAAGCTGGCAAAGGTGAGAGGCCAAAAGCAAGAGATGGAGGATGTTTTATCAGGGTGTTGTACAATGGAGAGGATGTAACCAGTAACACCACGTTCTGTCGCTCGATTGAGCGAAATTCCAGTCATCCCCTCTGCCCTCTGAAGAAGTTTCTTTCTTTTGTCAGGAGAGACATGTTCAGTCTTGTCAATGCTACTTCCTACCATGAGGCCTGTTATGGTCATACGGGTTAA